In one window of Planifilum fulgidum DNA:
- the hslU gene encoding ATP-dependent protease ATPase subunit HslU → MNGGSIRRQEQLTPRQIVAELDKYIVGQQAAKRAVAIALRNRYRRTLLPEELRDEVVPKNILMIGPTGVGKTEIARRLAKLVGAPFIKVEATKFTEVGYVGRDVESMVRDLVETAVRMVKAEQLEKVKDKAAQMADERMVSILVPSRKTSGFKNPLEMLFNQSGHSNRSQDVGAEEAGIEERRRQVRERLKRGELEEEIIEIEVEEQLPVFDMFAGSGMEQMGINMQEMLGQFLPKRTKKRRLPVREARKVLIQEEGQKLIDMDQVIQESIERAEQMGIIFIDEVDKIAGKDQRGGPDVSREGVQRDILPIVEGSTVMTKYGPVKTDHILFIAAGAFHIAKPSDLIPELQGRFPIRVELDDLTADDFFRILTEPKGALIKQYTELLRTEGIEVKFTEDAVREIARLAAEVNQGTENIGARRLHTILERLLEELSFEAPDIHLKEVVITPQYVRERLADIVRDRDMSQYIL, encoded by the coding sequence GTGAACGGGGGATCGATCCGCCGACAAGAGCAGTTAACGCCGCGCCAGATTGTCGCCGAATTGGACAAATACATCGTCGGCCAGCAGGCAGCCAAGCGGGCGGTCGCCATCGCCCTCCGCAACCGGTACCGCCGGACGTTGCTGCCGGAGGAGCTCAGGGACGAGGTGGTGCCCAAAAACATTCTGATGATCGGCCCCACCGGCGTGGGGAAGACGGAGATCGCCCGTCGCCTGGCGAAGTTGGTCGGCGCCCCCTTCATCAAGGTGGAAGCCACCAAATTCACGGAAGTGGGTTATGTGGGCCGAGATGTGGAATCGATGGTCCGGGACCTGGTGGAGACGGCCGTCCGGATGGTCAAGGCGGAGCAGCTGGAAAAAGTGAAGGACAAGGCGGCCCAAATGGCTGACGAGCGAATGGTTTCCATCCTGGTCCCGTCCAGGAAGACGAGCGGCTTCAAAAACCCCCTGGAGATGCTTTTCAACCAGTCCGGCCACTCCAACCGCTCCCAGGATGTCGGAGCCGAAGAGGCGGGAATTGAGGAGCGCAGGAGGCAGGTGCGGGAACGGCTGAAAAGGGGAGAGCTGGAGGAGGAAATCATCGAGATCGAAGTGGAGGAACAGCTCCCGGTCTTCGACATGTTTGCCGGTTCCGGGATGGAACAGATGGGCATCAACATGCAGGAAATGCTGGGGCAGTTCCTTCCGAAGCGGACGAAGAAGCGCCGCCTGCCCGTCCGGGAGGCCCGGAAGGTGCTGATCCAGGAAGAGGGGCAGAAGTTGATCGACATGGATCAGGTGATCCAGGAATCGATCGAGCGGGCGGAGCAGATGGGGATCATCTTCATCGACGAGGTGGACAAAATCGCCGGCAAGGACCAGCGCGGCGGCCCCGATGTTTCCCGGGAAGGGGTGCAGCGGGACATTCTTCCCATCGTCGAGGGATCGACGGTGATGACCAAGTACGGCCCGGTGAAGACGGACCACATTCTCTTCATCGCTGCGGGAGCTTTTCACATCGCCAAGCCCTCGGATCTGATCCCCGAGCTTCAGGGCCGGTTCCCGATCCGGGTGGAACTGGACGACTTGACCGCCGACGATTTCTTCCGCATCCTGACGGAGCCCAAGGGGGCGCTGATCAAGCAGTACACGGAACTGCTCAGGACCGAGGGGATCGAAGTGAAGTTCACGGAGGATGCCGTCCGGGAAATCGCCCGCCTGGCCGCCGAGGTGAATCAGGGGACCGAAAACATCGGGGCCCGGAGGCTGCACACGATCCTGGAGAGGCTGCTTGAGGAGCTGTCCTTTGAGGCGCCGGACATTCATCTGAAGGAAGTCGTGATCACCCCCCAATATGTGCGGGAGCGGCTGGCCGATATCGTTCGGGATCGGGACATGAGCCAGTACATCCTTTGA
- a CDS encoding isoprenyl transferase — MIRFLKRWFAGAKDADGEDLLSKVRKGPIPRHVAIIMDGNGRWAKKRGLPRVAGHREGMNTVREITRAADELGIEILTLYSFSTENWKRPREEVDYLMRLPQEFLHTDLDELVRRNVQVRMIGDETHLPDHTRSAIRQFQEATRNNTGLILNFALNYGSRDEILRAVRRIIEDVQSGKMDKDAVDEAVMNRYLYTAGLPDPDLVIRTSGEIRISNFMLWQLAYSELWFTNVSWPEFRRDHFFRAIEDYQHRSRRFGAV; from the coding sequence ATGATCCGATTTCTGAAACGATGGTTTGCCGGAGCGAAGGACGCGGATGGGGAAGACCTGCTTTCCAAGGTGCGAAAGGGCCCCATTCCGCGCCATGTGGCGATAATCATGGACGGAAACGGGCGGTGGGCCAAAAAGCGGGGACTTCCCCGGGTGGCCGGCCACCGGGAAGGAATGAACACCGTCCGGGAGATTACCCGGGCCGCCGACGAACTGGGCATCGAAATTTTGACACTATATTCTTTTTCCACAGAAAATTGGAAGCGGCCCCGGGAAGAAGTGGATTACCTGATGAGGTTGCCCCAGGAGTTTTTGCATACCGATCTGGACGAGCTTGTCCGTCGCAATGTTCAGGTTCGGATGATCGGCGACGAGACGCATCTTCCGGACCACACCCGGTCGGCGATTCGCCAATTTCAGGAAGCGACCCGGAACAACACCGGACTGATCCTCAATTTTGCACTCAATTACGGATCGCGGGACGAAATCCTCCGGGCCGTTCGCCGGATCATAGAGGATGTCCAATCGGGCAAAATGGATAAGGATGCGGTGGATGAAGCGGTCATGAACCGCTATCTGTACACGGCGGGCCTGCCGGATCCCGATCTGGTCATCCGCACCAGCGGCGAGATCCGCATCAGCAATTTCATGCTGTGGCAACTGGCGTACAGTGAATTGTGGTTCACGAATGTTTCCTGGCCCGAATTCAGGCGGGATCATTTTTTTCGCGCCATCGAAGATTACCAGCACCGTTCCCGTCGTTTCGGCGCGGTGTGA
- a CDS encoding phosphatidate cytidylyltransferase, giving the protein MKQRIITGGVGAAGFLFLLWLGGGWYAALVFLLATLGYAEFCRMGKIPWRSGWSVPGFLMVWSLLLSVMMYGETALSSYGLDVVLAGLVIFFLLMVISHNRTDIFRAAYLFCGALYIGFGFSFMIQMRWMADGLLWSLFVLGVIWAGDTGAYFVGRRFGKRKLCPEISPNKTVEGSAGGLILSLGAGLSIASAIPALSWSSSLALALLVAVAGQLGDLVESAIKRTTGVKDSGGLLPGHGGVLDRFDSLLFALLVIHLFRVV; this is encoded by the coding sequence ATGAAGCAGCGAATCATCACAGGAGGGGTGGGGGCCGCCGGTTTTCTGTTTTTGTTGTGGCTGGGCGGCGGATGGTACGCTGCCCTGGTTTTCCTTCTTGCAACTTTGGGCTACGCGGAATTTTGCCGAATGGGAAAAATCCCGTGGCGAAGCGGGTGGTCCGTCCCCGGTTTTCTCATGGTGTGGAGCCTTCTTTTGTCCGTCATGATGTACGGGGAAACGGCCCTCTCCTCCTACGGACTGGATGTCGTTCTCGCCGGTTTGGTCATCTTTTTTCTTTTGATGGTCATAAGCCACAATCGAACGGATATTTTCCGGGCGGCCTACCTCTTTTGCGGCGCCTTGTACATAGGTTTCGGCTTTTCCTTTATGATTCAGATGAGATGGATGGCGGACGGATTGCTTTGGTCCCTGTTTGTTCTCGGCGTGATTTGGGCGGGAGATACCGGCGCCTACTTTGTGGGACGGAGATTCGGAAAGAGGAAATTGTGTCCGGAGATCAGCCCGAACAAAACGGTGGAAGGTTCCGCGGGCGGACTGATTTTGTCCCTGGGTGCCGGGCTGTCCATCGCTTCGGCCATCCCGGCGCTCAGCTGGTCGTCCTCCCTCGCCCTCGCACTGCTTGTCGCTGTGGCCGGACAGTTGGGGGACCTGGTTGAATCGGCGATCAAGCGGACCACCGGGGTGAAGGATTCCGGAGGTTTGCTCCCCGGGCACGGCGGTGTGCTGGACCGGTTCGACAGCTTGTTGTTTGCGCTTTTGGTCATCCATCTCTTTCGGGTGGTATAG
- the trmFO gene encoding FADH(2)-oxidizing methylenetetrahydrofolate--tRNA-(uracil(54)-C(5))-methyltransferase TrmFO: MMRQTVTVIGAGLAGSEAAWQIARRGVPVRLIEMRPGKMTPAHRTGRFAELVCSNSLRAKALTNAVGILKEEMRRMDSLIMRCADAHQVPAGGALAVDREGFSAAVTEALKQIPHVEIVHEEVTEIPEGIAVIATGPLTSPALSEAIRRLTGEEYLYFYDAAAPIVEKDSIDMDKVFVASRYGKGESAYINCPMTQEEFDRFYEALISAEQAPLKEFEKEIYFEGCMPIEVMARRGKKTILFGPLKPVGLTDPRTGKRPYAVVQLRQDNSAGTLYNLVGFQTHLKWGEQKRVIRMIPGLERAEIVRYGVMHRNTFINSPKLLQPTYQLIRRENLFFAGQITGVEGYVESAASGLIAGINAARLAMGRDPVVFPPETAMGSLARYITTADPKHFQPMNANFGLFPPLPERIRSREERNLQFAERALNRLHDFSRELDRLPC, encoded by the coding sequence ATGATGCGACAGACGGTAACGGTGATCGGTGCGGGTTTGGCCGGCAGCGAAGCGGCATGGCAGATCGCCCGGCGCGGCGTGCCGGTCCGGCTCATCGAGATGCGTCCCGGCAAAATGACGCCGGCCCACCGGACCGGCCGTTTTGCCGAACTGGTCTGCAGCAATTCGCTCCGGGCCAAGGCGCTGACCAATGCGGTCGGAATATTGAAGGAAGAGATGCGGCGGATGGATTCGCTGATCATGCGCTGTGCCGATGCCCATCAGGTTCCCGCCGGAGGGGCGCTGGCGGTGGACCGGGAGGGCTTTTCTGCCGCGGTGACGGAGGCGCTGAAACAGATTCCCCACGTGGAGATCGTCCACGAGGAAGTGACGGAGATTCCCGAAGGGATCGCGGTGATCGCCACGGGCCCGCTTACCTCTCCCGCGCTGTCCGAGGCGATCCGCCGCCTGACCGGGGAGGAGTACCTGTATTTCTACGATGCGGCGGCTCCCATCGTGGAAAAGGACAGCATCGACATGGACAAGGTGTTTGTCGCCTCCCGCTACGGCAAAGGGGAGTCGGCCTACATCAACTGTCCGATGACGCAAGAGGAGTTCGACCGGTTTTATGAAGCGCTCATCTCCGCCGAGCAGGCTCCCCTCAAGGAGTTTGAAAAGGAGATTTACTTCGAAGGCTGCATGCCGATCGAAGTGATGGCACGGCGCGGAAAGAAAACGATCCTGTTCGGTCCGTTGAAGCCGGTGGGCCTTACGGATCCGCGGACCGGAAAACGGCCCTACGCCGTGGTTCAGCTCAGACAGGACAACAGCGCCGGGACGCTGTACAACCTGGTCGGCTTTCAGACACATCTCAAATGGGGAGAGCAGAAGCGGGTGATCCGGATGATTCCCGGACTGGAACGGGCGGAAATTGTCCGGTACGGCGTGATGCACCGCAACACCTTCATCAATTCCCCCAAGTTGCTGCAACCCACGTACCAGCTGATCCGCCGGGAGAATCTGTTTTTCGCCGGACAGATCACCGGAGTGGAGGGTTATGTGGAATCCGCCGCATCCGGGCTGATCGCCGGGATCAACGCCGCCCGTTTGGCCATGGGGAGGGATCCGGTGGTTTTTCCGCCGGAGACGGCGATGGGCAGCCTCGCCCGGTACATCACCACCGCCGATCCGAAGCATTTCCAGCCGATGAACGCCAACTTCGGTCTCTTTCCCCCTCTTCCGGAGCGGATCCGCTCCCGGGAGGAGCGGAACCTGCAATTCGCCGAGCGGGCACTGAACAGGCTTCATGATTTTTCCAGGGAGCTTGACCGTTTGCCTTGCTAA
- the hslV gene encoding ATP-dependent protease subunit HslV: protein MEGFRGTTIFAIRHRGKGAIAGDGQVTFGNQMVMKNRAKKVRRLYRGKVVAGFAGSVADAMTLFEKFEGKLEEFHGNLTRAAVELAKEWRADKVLRRLEAMLIVMDAEQLLLVSGTGEVIEPDDQVLAIGSGGGYALAAGRALKTYAPEMSAREIAEAALRIAGEICVFTNQHIVVEEV, encoded by the coding sequence GTGGAGGGGTTTCGCGGAACGACCATCTTCGCCATCCGCCATCGGGGAAAGGGAGCCATCGCGGGAGATGGTCAGGTCACCTTCGGCAATCAGATGGTGATGAAGAACCGGGCAAAAAAGGTGCGCAGGCTGTATCGCGGGAAAGTGGTCGCCGGCTTTGCCGGATCGGTGGCCGATGCCATGACCCTCTTTGAGAAGTTCGAGGGGAAACTGGAGGAGTTCCACGGCAATTTGACCCGCGCGGCCGTCGAATTGGCCAAGGAGTGGCGGGCGGACAAGGTGCTGCGCCGGCTGGAAGCGATGCTGATTGTCATGGATGCGGAGCAGCTTCTGCTGGTGTCGGGAACCGGTGAAGTGATTGAACCGGATGATCAAGTGCTGGCCATCGGTTCCGGAGGCGGATATGCGCTGGCCGCCGGCCGTGCCCTGAAAACCTACGCTCCGGAGATGAGCGCCCGGGAGATCGCGGAGGCGGCCCTGAGGATTGCCGGTGAGATCTGCGTGTTTACCAATCAGCACATTGTCGTCGAGGAGGTATAG
- the topA gene encoding type I DNA topoisomerase, whose amino-acid sequence MADSLVIVESPAKAKTIGKYLGKKYIVKASMGHVRDLPKSQMGIDIERRFEPKYITIRGKGNVLKELREAKKKVKRVFLAADPDREGEAIAWHLALSLDLSPNEKCRVVFNEITKQAIQEAFKNPRPIDMDLVHAQQARRILDRLVGYGISPILWKKVKKGLSAGRVQSVAVKLIIDREKEIREFQPEEYWTVTAELLKGSESFQAKFYGFGKEKTELKHKEDVEALLQRIKGKRFVVEEVKKSQRRRNPAPPFITSTLQQEAARKLRFRASKTMAVAQQLYEGVELGPEGFVGLITYMRTDSTRISETAQREALDWIKKHFGESYLPDTPRRHRVKAGAQDAHEAIRPTSVARTPEMVKSYLSRDQYRLYKLIWERFVASQMASAIMDAVSADIRAGDALFRATGSTVRFPGFMKVYVEGSDENKTEEDGRLPELERGETLRRKSVQPKQHFTQPPPRYTEARLVRTLEELGIGRPSTYAPTLETIQKRGYVTLEDGRLVPTELGEIVTQLMEEFFPEILDVEFTANMEEELDQIEEGAVDWVQIVDEFYRPFHRRLSIAEKEMEEVEIKDEVSDEVCEKCGSPMVYKMGRYGRFLACSAFPECRNAKPILKSTGVACPKCGEGEIVERKSKKRRTFYGCSRYPECDFVSWDKPVPRPCPKCGKLMVEKKKKQEPVIRCTECSYEEAKP is encoded by the coding sequence ATGGCCGATTCGCTCGTCATCGTCGAATCGCCCGCCAAAGCGAAAACCATCGGCAAATATTTGGGAAAAAAATACATCGTCAAAGCTTCGATGGGACATGTGCGGGATTTGCCCAAAAGCCAGATGGGCATCGATATCGAGCGCCGTTTTGAACCGAAATACATCACCATCCGCGGCAAGGGAAACGTGTTGAAGGAACTGCGCGAAGCGAAGAAGAAGGTGAAGCGGGTGTTCCTTGCCGCCGACCCGGACCGGGAAGGCGAGGCGATCGCTTGGCATCTGGCCCTCAGCCTGGATTTGAGCCCGAATGAGAAATGCCGGGTGGTTTTCAACGAGATCACCAAACAGGCCATCCAGGAAGCCTTTAAAAATCCCCGGCCGATCGACATGGATCTGGTCCACGCCCAGCAAGCCCGGCGCATTCTGGATCGGCTGGTCGGTTACGGAATCAGCCCGATCCTGTGGAAAAAGGTGAAAAAGGGTTTGAGCGCCGGACGCGTTCAATCCGTGGCCGTCAAATTGATCATCGACCGGGAAAAGGAGATCCGTGAATTTCAGCCGGAGGAATATTGGACGGTCACGGCGGAGCTGTTGAAGGGATCCGAGTCTTTCCAGGCGAAGTTTTACGGCTTTGGAAAGGAAAAAACGGAGCTGAAGCACAAAGAGGATGTCGAGGCGCTTCTTCAGCGAATCAAAGGAAAGCGGTTCGTCGTCGAAGAAGTGAAGAAAAGCCAGCGGCGCCGCAATCCGGCTCCGCCCTTCATCACCAGCACCCTGCAGCAGGAGGCGGCGAGGAAACTCAGGTTCCGGGCCTCAAAAACCATGGCCGTGGCGCAGCAATTGTACGAGGGGGTGGAATTGGGACCCGAGGGCTTTGTCGGGTTGATCACCTACATGCGGACCGATTCCACCCGGATTTCCGAGACGGCCCAGCGGGAAGCGCTGGACTGGATCAAGAAACACTTCGGAGAATCGTATCTTCCGGACACTCCGCGCCGGCACCGGGTCAAGGCGGGGGCCCAGGACGCCCACGAAGCGATCCGGCCCACGTCGGTGGCGCGTACGCCCGAAATGGTGAAAAGCTACCTGAGCCGGGATCAATACCGCCTCTACAAGCTGATTTGGGAGCGTTTCGTGGCCAGCCAAATGGCTTCCGCCATCATGGATGCCGTCTCCGCGGATATCCGCGCCGGGGATGCGCTGTTTCGGGCGACGGGTTCGACGGTCAGATTTCCCGGCTTCATGAAGGTATACGTGGAAGGTTCGGACGAAAACAAAACCGAAGAGGACGGACGGCTGCCGGAGTTGGAGCGCGGGGAAACCCTGAGGCGCAAATCGGTGCAGCCGAAACAGCACTTCACCCAGCCGCCGCCCCGGTATACGGAAGCCCGGCTGGTCCGGACCCTCGAGGAGCTGGGAATCGGAAGGCCGTCCACCTATGCCCCCACCCTGGAGACCATCCAAAAACGGGGTTATGTGACGCTGGAAGACGGCCGCCTCGTGCCGACGGAGCTGGGCGAGATTGTCACCCAGCTGATGGAGGAATTTTTTCCGGAGATTTTGGATGTGGAGTTTACGGCCAACATGGAGGAAGAATTGGATCAGATCGAAGAAGGGGCCGTGGATTGGGTTCAAATCGTCGACGAATTTTACCGCCCCTTTCACCGGCGCCTTTCCATCGCGGAAAAAGAGATGGAGGAAGTGGAGATCAAGGACGAGGTTTCCGATGAGGTCTGCGAAAAGTGCGGAAGCCCGATGGTGTACAAAATGGGCCGGTACGGGCGGTTTTTGGCCTGCTCCGCCTTTCCGGAGTGCCGCAACGCCAAACCGATCCTCAAATCGACGGGGGTTGCCTGTCCCAAGTGCGGCGAAGGGGAGATTGTGGAGCGGAAGAGCAAAAAGCGCCGCACCTTTTACGGCTGCAGCCGGTATCCGGAATGCGACTTCGTCTCCTGGGACAAACCCGTCCCCCGTCCTTGTCCCAAGTGCGGCAAGCTGATGGTGGAAAAGAAGAAAAAGCAGGAGCCCGTGATCCGCTGCACGGAATGCAGTTATGAGGAAGCAAAACCCTGA
- the tsf gene encoding translation elongation factor Ts encodes MAISAAQVKELREKTGAGMMDCKKALTEANGDMEKAIEILREKGLAAAEKKAGRVAAEGLVEAYIHAGGRIGVLVEVNCETDFVAKTEEFRSFVRDIAMQIAAMNPKYVKRDEVPEDVVNKEREILRTQALNEGKPEHIVEKIVEGRLEKYFKEVCLLEQPFIKDGDKTVEQLVKEMIARIGENISIRRFVRFELGEGIEKKETDFAEEVLSQVKG; translated from the coding sequence ATGGCGATATCAGCTGCTCAAGTGAAAGAATTGCGGGAGAAAACCGGTGCGGGGATGATGGATTGCAAAAAGGCCCTCACCGAAGCAAACGGGGACATGGAGAAAGCGATTGAGATCCTGCGGGAGAAGGGCTTGGCCGCCGCCGAGAAGAAAGCGGGACGCGTCGCCGCCGAAGGGTTGGTCGAGGCCTACATACACGCCGGGGGACGGATCGGCGTCTTGGTCGAAGTGAACTGCGAAACGGATTTCGTGGCCAAGACCGAGGAGTTCCGTTCCTTCGTGCGCGACATCGCGATGCAGATCGCCGCGATGAATCCCAAATATGTGAAACGGGATGAGGTGCCGGAGGATGTGGTGAACAAGGAGCGGGAGATTCTGCGCACCCAGGCCCTCAATGAAGGGAAACCGGAACATATCGTCGAGAAAATCGTGGAGGGCAGGCTGGAGAAGTACTTCAAGGAAGTCTGCCTTCTGGAACAGCCGTTCATCAAGGACGGGGACAAGACGGTCGAACAGCTGGTGAAGGAAATGATTGCGCGCATCGGAGAGAACATCTCGATCCGGCGCTTTGTCCGCTTTGAACTCGGCGAAGGCATCGAGAAGAAAGAGACCGATTTCGCCGAGGAAGTCTTGTCGCAGGTCAAGGGCTGA
- the rpsB gene encoding 30S ribosomal protein S2, with the protein MAVVSMKQLLEAGVHFGHQTRRWNPKMEKYIFTERNGIYIIDLQKTVKMMEEAYNYVRELASRGGTLLFVGTKKQAQDAVREEAERCGMFYVNHRWLGGTLTNFQTIRKRIERLHELEKMEEDGTFDVLPKKEVVRLRKEHARLEKFLGGIKEMKELPDAVFIIDPRKERIAVAEARRLGIPIIAIVDTNCDPDEVDYVIPGNDDAIRAVRLFTSKMADAVLEGKQGEQNAS; encoded by the coding sequence ATGGCAGTCGTTTCGATGAAGCAGTTGCTGGAAGCCGGGGTTCATTTCGGGCATCAGACGCGCCGCTGGAACCCCAAAATGGAAAAATACATTTTCACCGAGCGGAACGGGATCTACATCATCGACCTGCAAAAAACGGTGAAAATGATGGAGGAGGCCTACAACTACGTCCGCGAACTGGCTTCCCGCGGCGGAACCCTCCTCTTTGTGGGAACCAAGAAACAGGCTCAGGATGCGGTTCGCGAGGAAGCGGAGCGGTGCGGCATGTTTTATGTGAACCACCGCTGGCTGGGAGGCACCCTGACCAACTTCCAGACGATCCGCAAGCGGATTGAGCGGTTGCACGAACTGGAGAAGATGGAAGAGGACGGAACCTTCGACGTCCTTCCCAAGAAGGAAGTGGTTCGTCTCCGTAAGGAGCACGCGCGGCTGGAAAAATTCCTCGGCGGCATCAAAGAGATGAAGGAGCTTCCCGATGCGGTCTTCATCATCGACCCGAGGAAAGAACGGATCGCGGTGGCCGAAGCGCGGAGGCTGGGAATCCCGATCATCGCCATTGTCGATACGAACTGCGACCCCGACGAAGTGGATTACGTCATTCCCGGCAACGACGATGCCATCCGGGCAGTTCGCTTGTTCACGTCCAAAATGGCCGATGCGGTTCTGGAAGGAAAACAGGGCGAACAAAACGCTTCCTGA
- the frr gene encoding ribosome recycling factor, protein MLEDVKKRSAEKMEKAIQVLKRDLASMRAGRATPALLEKVTVSYYGSEMPVNQLASISAPEPRLLVVQPWDKSALPEIERAILKSELGLTPTNDGNVIRIAIPALTEERRAELVKVVKKSGEEAKVAIRNVRRDANEEIKKMGKNGEISEDDVRRGQDEIQKLTDRYIREVDEVIAAKEKEIMEI, encoded by the coding sequence ATGTTGGAAGATGTCAAAAAGCGATCCGCTGAGAAAATGGAAAAGGCGATTCAGGTTTTGAAAAGGGATTTGGCCAGCATGCGCGCGGGCCGGGCCACACCCGCCCTGCTCGAAAAGGTGACCGTTTCCTATTACGGAAGCGAAATGCCCGTCAACCAGCTGGCCAGCATTTCGGCGCCGGAACCCCGCCTGTTGGTGGTGCAGCCCTGGGACAAGTCCGCCTTGCCGGAGATCGAGCGGGCCATTCTGAAGTCGGAACTGGGGCTTACCCCCACCAACGACGGCAATGTGATCCGGATTGCCATCCCGGCTTTGACGGAAGAGCGCCGGGCGGAGCTGGTCAAAGTGGTGAAGAAGAGCGGCGAGGAGGCGAAGGTGGCCATCCGCAACGTCCGCCGGGATGCCAATGAGGAAATCAAGAAGATGGGGAAAAACGGGGAGATTTCCGAGGACGACGTCCGCCGCGGGCAGGATGAGATTCAAAAGCTGACGGACCGTTACATCCGGGAAGTGGACGAGGTGATCGCGGCGAAGGAGAAGGAGATCATGGAGATCTGA
- the pyrH gene encoding UMP kinase, with product MERLNYRRVVLKLSGEALAGDRGYGIDPKTISSIANQIKEVVEMGVQMAVVVGGGNIWRGIAGSAQGIDRATADYMGMLATVMNSLALQDSLEKVGVPTRVQTSIEMRQVAEPYIRRRAIRHLEKGRVVIFAAGTGNPFFSTDTTAALRAAEIEADVILMAKNNVDGVYSADPTRDPRAVKYETLTYLDMLNQGLGVMDSTASTLCMDNDIPLIVFNICKEGNIRRAVMGEQIGTVVRGSR from the coding sequence ATGGAACGGCTCAATTATCGTCGCGTGGTTTTGAAGTTGAGCGGGGAGGCGTTGGCGGGGGATCGGGGATACGGCATCGACCCCAAGACGATTTCCTCCATCGCCAACCAGATCAAAGAAGTGGTGGAGATGGGCGTCCAGATGGCCGTTGTTGTCGGCGGCGGGAACATCTGGCGCGGAATAGCGGGAAGCGCCCAGGGGATCGATCGGGCCACCGCCGACTACATGGGAATGCTGGCGACGGTGATGAATTCCCTGGCCCTGCAGGATTCCCTGGAGAAGGTGGGCGTGCCCACCCGCGTCCAGACCTCGATCGAGATGCGCCAGGTGGCGGAACCCTATATTCGCCGCCGGGCGATTCGCCATCTGGAGAAGGGGCGGGTCGTCATTTTCGCGGCGGGGACGGGAAATCCCTTTTTCTCCACCGACACCACGGCGGCACTTCGCGCCGCCGAGATCGAAGCGGACGTGATTCTGATGGCGAAAAACAATGTGGACGGGGTGTATTCGGCGGATCCCACCCGCGATCCCCGGGCCGTAAAGTACGAGACCCTCACTTATCTGGACATGCTGAATCAGGGGCTGGGGGTCATGGATTCGACGGCGTCCACATTGTGCATGGACAATGATATTCCGCTGATCGTTTTCAACATTTGCAAGGAAGGCAACATTCGCCGCGCGGTCATGGGGGAACAAATCGGAACCGTAGTGAGGGGGAGTCGCTGA